A genomic segment from Zerene cesonia ecotype Mississippi chromosome 5, Zerene_cesonia_1.1, whole genome shotgun sequence encodes:
- the LOC119840029 gene encoding SET domain-containing protein SmydA-8, translating into MTEKHCDVLHNEKFGRYLVANKDLNAGELIFTDTPFVFGPKQDSPPLCLACFCPVDNSMCTRCSWPICSEACEKAPQHKIECDVFSAVKVKFQPVDDWTVASPQLDCITPLRMLIAKERDPDRWHSELEAMETHTEERMKRPSWEAEQNNVINFLLNHCKLSARFSRELVEKVCGILAVNAVEIPSRGGFSSHAVYPFLAIAAHSCVPNIVHTILYDDYRVQVRAAVPIKSGDILYLSYTHALAPTLTRREYLLESKFFNCECERCADPTEMGTHLSTLKCSKCDNGVIISNNSLDNDAEWNCTDKKCCFKTSGAAMRKMLSVIQTEVDQLDSIEPGPQAIEQREAFINKYKSVFHPRHSVLLSVKYTLAELYGRVEGYTIDELPDLMLERKVEMCRLVLKTLDIILPGESRMRGMMLYELHAPLMYLARNEFSAGIIAQEQLKEKLQEPLQCLADAARILQREDPQSPEGIIGNIAYQSMEQLKLSLDTL; encoded by the exons atGACGGAAAAACATTGCGACGTTCTCCATAATGAGAAATTCGGCCGATATCTTGTTGCAAATAAAGATTTGAATGCCGgcgaattaatttttaccgATACACCATTTGTTTTCGGACCGAAACAAG ATTCCCCGCCTCTATGTCTTGCCTGTTTCTGCCCGGTGGACAACTCCATGTGCACCCGCTGCAGCTGGCCCATATGCAGTGAGGCTTGCGAGAAGGCGCCACAACATAAGATTGAGTGCGACGTGTTCTCTGCTGTTAAAGTCAAATTCCAACCTGTGGATGACTGGACCGTGGCCTCGCCGCAACTAGATTGTATAACACCATTAAG gaTGCTTATAGCAAAAGAAAGAGATCCCGACCGCTGGCACAGCGAGCTCGAAGCGATGGAGACTCACACTGAAGAACGAATGAAAAGACCTTCTTGGGAAGCTGAACAGAACAATGTCATCAATTTTTTGCTGAACCATTGCAAACTTAGTGCAAGATTTAGTAGAGAATTAGTTGAAAAAGTTTGCGGTATTTTAGCG GTGAATGCTGTTGAAATACCATCAAGAGGGGGCTTTAGCTCTCACGCCGTTTACCCATTTCTCGCCATCGCTGCCCATAGCTGCGTCCCTAACATTGtgcatactattttatatgatgATTACAG agtACAAGTTCGAGCAGCTGTACCTATCAAATCAGGGGACATATTATACTTAAGTTACACACATGCGTTGGCTCCAACGTTAACTAGGCGCGAATACCTCCTGGAGTCCAAGTTCTTCAACTGTGAATGTGAGAGGTGTGCAGATCCAACTGAAATGGGAACACATCTGAGTACGTTGAAATGCAGCAAATGTGACAATGGagttataatatctaataattcaTTAG ATAATGACGCTGAATGGAATTGTACGGATAAAAAATGCTGTTTCAAAACGAGTGGGGCTGCCATGCGCAAAATGTTATCGGTTATACAAACAGAAGTGGATCAACTTGATTCCATAGAACCGGGTCCGCAGGCTATCGAACAAAGAgaagcttttataaataag TACAAGTCGGTATTCCATCCTCGACATTCAGTGTTGCTATCGGTAAAGTACACACTAGCTGAGTTATATGGGCGGGTGGAGGGCTACACTATTGACGAGTTGCCAGATTTGATGCTCGAACGAAAAGTGGAAATGTGTCGACTGGTCCTGAAAACTCTCGACATAATTTTACCTGGAGAAAGTCGTATGAGAG GAATGATGTTATACGAATTGCACGCCCCACTAATGTATTTAGCAAGAAATGAATTCAGTGCTGGGATCATAGCGCAAGAACAACTCAAAGAAAAGTTGCAAGAGCCATTGCAGTGCTTGGCTGATGCTGCCAGGATTCTGCAAAGGGAGGATCCACAAAGCCCGGAAGGAATTATAGGGAATATCGCGTATCAATCGATGGAACAGCTGAAACTTAGCTTAGATACTTTGTaa